A genomic region of Melanotaenia boesemani isolate fMelBoe1 chromosome 13, fMelBoe1.pri, whole genome shotgun sequence contains the following coding sequences:
- the erbb3b gene encoding receptor tyrosine-protein kinase erbB-3b isoform X3 codes for MQRPSGCRLFSNFVVDGSSCVRACPTDKMEVKREGRRQCEPCSGLCPKVCEGTGAEHRQTVDSNNIDSFINCTKIQGSLHFLVTGIHGDDFNNIPPLDPRKLEVFRTVKEITDFLNIQSWPKELNDLSAFSSLTTIRGRSLYKRFSLTVMRIPTLTSLGLRSLREISDGSVYISQNANLCYHHTVNWTQLFRGRRVQDNNFNDNRPLAECVAEGHVCDPLCSDSGCWGPGPDQCLSCRNYSRDGTCIGSCKFLSGSPREFAGSDGECVACHPECKPQRGKVSCTGPGADECVACVNLRDGPYCMSFCPTGVNDGQRGLIFKYPNKEGHCEPCHQNCTQGCLGPELNDCLGKAMLAVSSGQITGIALGVPAGLIFCLGLFFLGVLYHRGLAIRHKRAMRRYLESGESFEPLGPGEKGTKVHARILRPSELKKIKVLGVGVFGTVHKGFWTPEGETVKIPVAIKTIQDTSGRQTFTEITEHMLSMGSLDHPYIVRLLGICPGVSLQLVTQLSSHSSLLEHIRQNKNSLDPQRLLNWCVQIAKGMFYLEEHCMVHRNLAARNILLKNDYQVQISDYGVADLLYPDDKKYVYTDTKTPIKWMALESILFQRYTHQSDVWSYGVTVWEMMSFGAEPYAFVQPQKVPSLLEKGERLSQPDICTIDVYMVMVKCWMIDENIRPTFKELASDFTRMARDPQRYLVIKMKGVDSGPGEISRRESERGLLDADLDDPDEEGLEDGLVTPPLQHSPSWSLSRSRINSCRSGASQPPPIGYLPMTSSPANSLCQLWFHRSRLSSVRTLPERSETRRSGREAELHDESLQTGSLHRAKFGSDNSNPHVPINRHRKLSTASSPPSYKVWTAEEEEEEVDHYGYVLPGSPGTSERIPRISRSGQRNSRLKNNLVHMATNPSPRYKTMSTQNVASPCLTSSTASQGDNTIVAPCHKVSPLPSPALITLPPTQDKAHEEIPITAVRCNQAPEACEGAVTDQLTRDFTSEIKTVDDQAEVGQGITKYEYMDIRSSDSEWERNGSQTSEINAVETEDTDQIVGVLKKEHKAEEKTKMCHNINKQATLQGDLQSTVMPDALTPGGRNMEEYEEMTGFGEVPKGWGQTEYENVPVKGRAVAEDMGSGRCAGLGEYIKVCAGMGEPDSNTSFDNPDYWHSRLFLKPDAVRT; via the exons ATGCAAAGGCCCTCTGGATGTAGACTGTTTT CTAATTTTGTGGTGGATGGCAGCTCTTGTGTGAGGGCTTGTCCTACAGACAAGATGGAGGTGAAAAGAGAAGGCCGGAGACAATGTGAGCCCTGCAGCGGACTCTGCCCAAAAG TGTGTGAAGGCACTGGTGCTGAGCACAGACAGACTGTGGACTCCAATAACATCGACAGCTTCATCAACTGTACGAAGATCCAGGGCAGCCTTCACTTCCTGGTCACAGGGATTCATGG AGATGACTTTAACAACATCCCACCTCTTGATCCCAGAAAGTTGGAAGTCTTCCGCACTGTGAAGGAAATAacag ATTTTCTGAACATCCAGTCATGGCCTAAAGAACTGAATGACTTGTCTGCATTTTCAAGCCTTACTACAATTCGAGGGAGGTCGCTATACAA GCGCTTCTCTCTGACGGTGATGCGCATCCCCACTCTTACCTCACTGGGTCTGCGCTCTCTCAGGGAAATCAGTGACGGCAGTGTATACATCAGTCAGAATGCTAACCTCTGTTATCATCACACTGTAAACTGGACGCAGCTGTTCAGAGGCCGCAGAGTTCAAGACAACAATTTCAACGACAACAGGCCACTGGCAGAATGCG TTGCAGAAGGCCACGTGTGTGACCCACTGTGTTCAGACTCAGGCTGTTGGGGCCCAGGTCCTGACCAGTGTCTTTCCTGTAGGAACTACAGCCGAGATGGCACATGCATAGGGAGCTGTAAATTTCTCTCTGG ATCTCCAAGGGAATTTGCAGGGTCTGATGGTGAGTGTGTAGCCTGTCATCCAGAATGCAAGCCTCAGAGGGGAAAGGTCAGCTGTACTGGACCG GGTGCAGATGAATGCGTGGCTTGTGTCAACCTTCGAGATGGTCCTTACTGTATGTCCTTTTGTCCCACTGGTGTAAATGATGGACAGAGAGGGCTGATTTTCAAATATCCCAACAAGGAGGGCCACTGTGAACCATGCCATCAAAACTGCACACAAGG ATGCCTTGGCCCAGAGTTAAATGACTGTCTAGGGAAAGCTATGCTGGCCGTTAGTAG TGGTCAGATCACAGGTATAGCTTTAGGGGTCCCAGCTGGCTTAATTTTCTGCCTGGGGTTGTTTTTCCTGGGAGTGCTGTACCACAGAGGCCTTGCCATCCGTCACAAGAGAGCCATGAGGAGATACCTGGAGAGCGGAGAG AGTTTTGAGCCCCTGGGTCCTGGAGAGAAAGGAACCAAAGTTCATGCTCGTATTCTGAGACCCTCGGAgttgaaaaaaatcaaagtccTCGGCGTTGGTGTTTTTGGCACAGTGCACAAG GGTTTTTGGACTCCAGAAGGAGAGACAGTGAAGATACCTGTTGCCATTAAAACTATCCAGGACACCTCAGGCCGACAGACCTTCACTGAAATCACTGAA CACATGCTGTCCATGGGCAGCCTGGATCACCCCTATATTGTTAGGCTGCTGGGCATCTGTCCAGGTGTCAGTCTGCAGCTAGTGACACAGCTTAGTTCTCATAGCTCCTTACTAGAGCACATCAGGCAGAATAAGAACAGCCTGGACCCCCAGCGCCTCCTCAACTGGTGTGTACAAATTGCTAAG GGTATGTTTTATCTGGAGGAACACTGCATGGTCCACAGAAATCTAGCAGCCCGCAACATTTTGCTGAAGAATGACTATCAGGTTCAGATCTCTGATTATGGTGTGGCAGATCTTCTTTATCCTGATGACAAGAAATATGTCTATACAGACACAAAG ACACCCATAAAATGGATGGCACTTGAAAGCATCTTGTTTCAAAGATACACTCATCAAAGTGATGTTTGGAGCTATG GGGTGACAGTGTGGGAGATGATGTCATTTGGTGCAGAGCCGTATGCGTTTGTCCAGCCTCAGAAAGTTCCGAGTCTGCTGGAGAAGGGTGAACGTCTGTCACAGCCCGACATCTGCACTATAGATGTCTATATGGTCATGGTTAAAT GCTGGATGATTGATGAAAATATAAGGCCAACCTTCAAAGAACTGGCAAGTGACTTTACTCGGATGGCGCGAGACCCACAGAGATATCTTGTCATCAAG ATGAAAGGAGTAGACTCTGGACCAGGTGAAATCAGTCGAAGAGAGTCGGAGCGAGGACTTTTAGATGCAGATTTAGATGACCCAGATGAGGAAGGACTAGAGGACGGTTTGGTTACACCTCCTCTTCAGCACTCTCCATCTTGGAGTCTGTCTCGTTCACGGATTAATTCATGCAGG aGTGGTGCATCTCAGCCACCACCAATTGGATACCTGCCAATGACCTCAAGTCCTGCAAACAGCCTCTGCCAG TTGTGGTTTCACAGATCTCGTCTGAGTTCAGTGCGTACACTACCAGAGAGGTCAGAGACCAGAAGGAGTGGCAGAGAGGCAGAGCTGCATGACGAAAGTTTACAAACTGGGAGCCTTCATAGGGCCAAGTTTGGCTCAGATAACAGTAACCCTCATGTGCCTATTAACCGACACAGGAAGCTTTCAACAGCTTCAAGTCCACCCTCTTACAAGGTGTGGacggcagaggaggaggaggaggaggtggaccaCTATGGATATGTCCTGCCTGGGTCACCTGGTACATCAGAAAGAA TCCCCAGAATATCTCGTTCTGGCCAAAGGAACTCAAGACTAAAGAATAATCTAGTCCACATGGCGACAAATCCCTCCCCACGGTACAAAACCATGAGCACACAGAATgttgcttctccatgtttgaccAGCAGCACCGCATCGCAGGGAGATAACACTATAGTGGCACCTTGCCATAAAGTTTCTCCTTTACCTTCTCCAGCCCTCATAACTCTGCCACCCACACAGGACAAAGCACATGAAGAAATTCCAATCACAGCTGTAAGGTGCAATCAAGCACCTGAGGCTTGTGAAGGAGCTGTAACAGATCAGCTCACCAGAGACTTTACCAGTGAGATCAAAACTGTGGATGACCAAGCAGAGGTTGGCCAAGGGATTACCAAGTATGAATACATGGACATCAGGAGTTCTGACTCAGAATGGGAGAGAAATGGGAGTCAAACATCTGAAATAAATGCAGTTGAGACAGAGGACACAGACCAAATAGTTGGTGTTTTGAAAAAGGAGCACAAGGCAGAGGAGAAAACTAAAATGTGccacaacataaataaacaagccACTCTTCAGGGGGATCTGCAAAGTACGGTCATGCCAGATGCACTGACACCTGGGGGAAGAAACATGGAGGAGTATGAAGAAATGACTGGATTTGGAGAGGTGCCTAAAGGGTGGGGACAAACAGAATATGAGAATGTCCCAGTAAAGGGGAGGGCTGTTGCAGAGGATATGGGCAGTGGCAGGTGTGCAGGGCTCGGGGAATACATCAAGGTGTGTGCAGGCATGGGGGAGCCTGACAGCAACACATCATTTGACAACCCAGACTACTGGCACAGCAGGCTGTTCCTCAAGCCAGATGCTGTACGAACTTAA